Within the Medicago truncatula cultivar Jemalong A17 chromosome 4, MtrunA17r5.0-ANR, whole genome shotgun sequence genome, the region ATTATGGTTAACTAAACCCTACAGCTTAGACGACAAACAAAGTGATTATATCAATCTTTCAACggttaatttcaaaatatatgtattCTAAATCATCTATTCAACTTAAACAATGTTCAATGATTTAGAATATTACACATATTTTGGTATCATCTCTTAACTAAATATTACAAAAACAACTTGTGAACTATTATCCTTGATTTGTAACCTCTATTAAACATGTTTAAATGTCTCCACAATGAAACCATTAAATTACAACAGCTGaaacatgttaaatattttCTCTACAACtttaatcaaatcatgcatcaaaaacaaagtaaaaagtgcAATTGCATTGTGAGAGAACCGCAACCATGAAAATTCACTAAGCTCTAGACCTCGTACGTGTCATTGATATAGTTCCAAAAACATGCGTGTCTTGTTTCTAAATTAGCCGCGTCTGTAATCCACGTGTCAGTTCATAACCACTCTTACTGTTCCTTTTTTACCTTGTTGTCATCTTCTCAAATATTTACCACTCTAAAAATATTATCATGTCATgcaacattatttatttaatttatttgtcacATTTTGATATCTATATAAACCccttaaccatttattttaaCCACAGCTTCGAGTACTTACTGATCAAGAAAGTGACACTACATAGCATAATCAACCAATCCAAATTTGAGAAAAAACAATGGCATCTAAACAACAAAACCGACAAGAGCTTGAGGAGAAGGCAAAGCAAGGAGAGACTGTTGTTCCTGGTGGCACTGGTGGCAAGAGCCTTGAGGCTCAGGAACATCTTGCTGAAGGTTATACATTAGTTTATGATtaatgcatattattatatactTAAAATTTGATACTAATTTTTGGTGTTTAATTAAAGGAAGGAGCAAGGGAGGGCAGACAAGGAAGGAGCAACTAGGGACAGAAGGGTATCAGGAGATGGGACGTAAAGGAGGACTGAGCACTATGGAGAAGTCAGGAGGAGAACGTGCTGAAGAGGAAGGTATTGATATTGATGAGTCCAAGTTCAAGactggtggtggtggtggtaggAGCCAGAACAAGTGATCCATCATCATCACCTCTTATGTGCTAGCTAACTTTAATGTGTGTCAAAAACTAGTTTGTTTTAGGTCATGCTGTTAGTTGGTTATATATATAGCTAACCAATGATCaaagtgtgtgttgtgtgtgTTTTAGTTTTTCTAATAAATAGCTAGCATGTGGTAGTCAATGTTTGTGTCTTAGGTTTGTTTATTTTCCATATAATGTCTTGTTATGACTTTCTTTGGTGGTAGTAAAGTTAAGAGTTTAGTTATCTTAAAACGCGTTGTGTTGATGTTATGCGTtcttcttatttattattttcctgCTTTCAAATTTTAATGCTGATAATGAGTAAATTGTTTAATTCGGGCATAGATGTTCTTGAACAAATTCAAGACATgggttttttattaattaaactcttccaaaaaataaaatggagaatGAAAGTAGGAAGAATCAACACAATTAGTGTAATATCTTCGTTTTGAGGGTGTTTGGAATAGTTggaatttaaaatagaaaattgttaTGCTCTAGAGATATTCTTAAGGATCATaagtatttataaaaatgaatgtAAATAATGCAATGGAAATCAAGTATATAACTTTCCTTTTAAGTTTCACGTTTCTTTTAGAtaagtcctttaaatttttaaagttttagatAGGTCCTTTTTTAGAtaagtcctttaaatttttaaagttttagataggtcctttaaattttaagtttgttttggatatatcttttaaatttctaaggtttcagataagtccttattttgatagaaatgatttatctaaaataaatcgaaatttaaaggatctatctgaaatCTTAAAAGACCTATTTTaaatcttaaaaatttaaaggattTATTCGAAATACATGAAACTTAAAAGAGATCATCCGGGAGGTAtttgattactttttttaaagaaaagttaTTTTGAGTGTTGTGGGGCAAgatcttttaaaaaagaattcaaAGTGTGTTACAAAGTGAGCTCTGCATGTTTCCTGAGTGCGTTAACTCTTATGCTAGCAAACTTCAATGTCTCAAAACTAGATTGTCGTAGGAATATTGGTAACCAATGATAGAAGTGTGTCttgttgtgttgtgtgtttCAGTTTTTTGTAATAAATGGCTAGGAGGTTTTGTCTTTATGTATGTTTTTTGGACAGATTTTATTTTGACTGAATGTTTTTTTGGACAGATTGAATGAGCAATTAATTTTCGCTCGACATTTTTCAGCGGCACTGACATTTTTAAGATTGGTTCAATCGCTTTTAAGTCAGTTCAACCGATCTTATAAATGACAACAACAGTTAACTGCCTCTGATATAAGGGAATGAATAATTTCACAAGTGAGAAGagtaattttctcaaaataatactTGCAGCAGTTAATCATGTTTAGCTCAATCCTATGCATCAGGTCCACACTAAAAAAGAccaattttcattttacttttttggaAATTGGTCATTAATCTTTCGTGCAAAACaatccaaataaaaaacttgaatCTTTCTTGCAGCCGCAACctccaaatttgattccaaatctcattattattgatgaaattggTACTATACGGTAACTGGTAAGCTGCAGAAACTATGACTTCACCTTTCATATCACCCGGCCAACATCTCAAATCGTCCTCTCCATTTCGACTAGGCGGCACCAATGTTCTGAGGCAACCAATCATTCATAATATGCAAATTCTACTCTCCATTAGCATCAACTAGATCAACAACTCTAGCATTGCTCAAAACATTCGGAATACTAACCTCAAATCAGCGACACAAAGATTGGTATCAATCCAATTGCTAGTCCACGCATTAACCCTTTTCACCATTGCCAACAATCGAAACTTCAAACTTTTAGAGTCAGGCCAAAACATAACCAAGGATCTCCAAAGACTTGAATCAGTAGGTTTAGCATCAGCACATTCCCATCCTTGTTTCCCCTTTCATACTTATCTCTTAGCACAGCACACCATAACTTAGCATCATTGCTCGGGACTCCCACCCAAGCTTCAAAAGACAAGAGTCATTTTTAACCTCCAACTTTCTCAACCCAAGACCCCTGAATTTCTTAGGTTTCATCACTTGCATCCAATTCACAGCATGAAATTTCCTTCCAGCTTCCGAATCACCCAAAATAAAAGAGCGTTGAATTCTTTGAATCTCGTTTAAACAAGCTTTTTGGATTGCCATAGTCAACATGGGATAAATAGGGCTTGCAGTATGAACTTGCTAAGGTCACTCTCCCGACAAAAGACAATTGATTCGTCTTCCAAGATGCAAGCTTATTTCAAATATGATCTATCAAATATTGCAAATCTGACCTCTTTAGTCTCCCTAAAACCAGATAATTGCACCAAAGAAGCTCTTATGTCTCTAGCTACGTTCTTGGAGAAAAATATTCATTACTGACTTTCACTGCATTTGTCATGTCCAAATAgcaacaaaataacaaatcatCTGCAAACATAAGGTGAGAAATAATGGGACCATTTATACCAGCCTTGGGAGCTTTCCACACACTATCATCAATAGCTTCACAAACGAGATGAGAAAGTTTATCTCACAGCCACTTTTTTCTGTTGAAAGAATCTGAAATTCATAGCCTCttgtatttttcttaaaatgtcAGCAGTATTCAAAAGCTCAGATAAACGGACAACTGATGTAGCAAGTCATGCTCGATGATTTGTAAAAGGAGAAAAGCGGTATAGAGCAAAGCTCAAATTGGCTAAATTCGTATCAAAATAACCAGTTCATTTTGATTAGAAATACAAGTTAATCGAAAAAATATCACGTATTaatccaaacaaacaagagTTTATCgtcatttttcatatttcatttaaatagttttatcaCAACAAAACTCTAGTAAAAAGAAACCATAGCAATACTTCACAACCcttttagttttattcaaagTTCGAAGATCAAATCATTACATGTTGGTCATTTAAATGATCAAATGAATTGAGACAACTTTTAATTCCACAACAAGCCATGTTTTTTCGGCATTCTAATTTCGAAGATCGTAAAACAGTCTCTCACATCTACGAACAAGTACTGAAgtacacaataaaataaataaaatttcttacAAGATCCATCTGCTTCCAACTAACAAGCATTAGGAATCAAAATTGTGAGAGAATCTCCCCCTTCAAAGGATTATATTGACTTTTATTTCTAACATCCACATGCATTAACAATTGCTGCAATTATTACCAACCCTCATCTTTAACTCTAGCCTAAATTAAAGAAGCACCTTCTCAAGCTCTATTGCTCAAGCTCAATGATATTCAGCTGTAAACCTTGCTCAGTGATCTTCagttattatttatattatatatctgGTTCATATCACTGACCCACTGTAATAACATCTTCAGCCTAAGGATATCTCTTGATGTTGAATGGGTTTTGAAGAATTCACTTTCTCCCTATACAAGTGAACAACACACATTCAGTCAACTTTGGAACAGATCGAGAATCGTCAAATTGCAATATGAAAACAGCCAAAATCTGCAGGTCACACACTATGAAAAAGGAAGAACAGGAAGTAAGGAAGTAGAACCTATGACACAGCCTCCATTGCGCATGTATGAAACACAGACCTCTGCCACATTATTTCTCTATTTCGTAAGGAATAATGAATTTTCCCAAATAAACCTGTTGCATCTCCTCTCTCCAAATCTGCAAAGACAGCAATTCGTTGTGTTATTCCCCTTATCAACACTCAAGAAATCTATTTAAAAGTTCACATTAGATTTTGGCTCCTTAGTactaacttctttttttagaatCTAGTTTCTACCATTAAAATATTGGTTCGTATATTTTTACACTCATTCAGAATTTAGTACTTAATAGTTTCTGTCAATCAAAGTTATAATTGTCTGTTTTACAAGGATCGGCCCTTACAGTTTAACATATTATTGCATTGGTGCTTGAGGGACTGTTAGAAGGATGTTACTCTTAATAGGGACCAAAACATTAATAGTAAGAATTGTGAACCTATAAGGACCTCAATAGAATGGAAGGAAACTATAGtaataaaacacaaataaaGGAGGCATCATAATTTCTTCAAATAATTTAGCTAATTTAATGAAaggtaataattttattttccaataaTACCTTGGCAGTCCTAACTTGTTTACATAGCATATTTAACTCGTACATATAAATTAATCAAGCATAGTTTATTAAATTCAGTGTTACATGAGAAAttaacaacaaagaaaaacctATATAATAGTGTAAGCATTAATTAATTCATACCGTGTCACGGAATTCCAACCGAATGTGAGGAACGTTTGTTCTGTGAATGTCATTTCCATTTGGCCCTCTCTTGTAGTATTCCTTACCAATCCAATGTGACTGAAACAAGAAAATTATCAGTTGAGAACAATGCAGTAAACTTCACAACTATAACTTTTAAATAGCATAAGATTCACATTTCTATAAAGATATACCATCATAATCATTACAGCATTTCATGTTATGCTAGCACTCCAATGGAAACATGATTCATGCAATAACTCGGTGTGGATTCAGAAACTATTGTTTCATTTTAATCACATACAAGTGAAAGTCCAAGTTGACCCCTCCAGCTTAGGGTTGTGCCGTTGTGTGCACTTAGGCTCTTCAGAAACTGAAGTGTGCATTTTGATACTTCCATATAATTTTCCACCAGACTAACATaaattgtcatattttttagtttcttgaAACTAGAAACTAAATTCAATACGGCCTAAAGTAGTAAATTGAACTTTCTCCATCAACAATGTTATACAAAGGATGACCTCTTGATCAGGGCATCAgaagattttgttaattttgaaaaaaaattcattggaaCGACCAACATTTTAGAAAGTTTAGGGGTAGTGGTCTATATTTTTCAGCTCTGGACCAATTTGCACATCACCTTCAATTTGAGGGGGTGAAAATTGGATAGTGAACTATAGTTGAAGTTGTAACGCTTCATACGGCAAATAAAAGAAGGGGTTATAAGTTTGCCTTGTTTGTTGGCAGTGGTGGAAGAGTTGGGTCCCTACcccaaaataaatattgaacaTTAAtggaattaaattattttaagataATCATACTAAATATTGACATTGTGAATTAGGTCATACTCATCAAACATAAAGAATGTCATGGTGGCAAGGAATTTCCTTCACATGAGTCGGAATAAGAAATGTACCTTTAAAGCATGCGAGAAACCTGATTGATAAACTGAATTACGCGCAATCTCGCATAAATCACATGAGCTCAACTTCCACACCTGTAAAGGAAAAATGTGCCTAAAACGTAAGAATTGTCTATTGAAAGAACACAAAAGTGCCGGTACAGAGACAGAGAGATCTTACAGAAGCAGCTATACTATACTCTTCAACCAACGGTTCCTTTGTTAGGTGGATTTGGAGTGGATCATCAGTAGAAAGTGATACATTCAATCCCCTTAAGAAGAACACAGGTAGAGGATTTCGATGGTAGTCTAAAAATAGAGAGTTATTGCTCAGGGGAGACATTGCAAGTCCAATCTGTAAAAAAGTACCCACCAAAATTAAGTAGTTGTTTTATTTATCATAGCCAAGTAATAATCGATTAATAGAAGAGCCATACCTGGgccaaataatataaatattgaagCACGGGTGATTTTCTCAAGTTAATTCCATGCGCGATGTTATGAGCAGTAAGGAAGGTAGCAGCAAGGTGGTCAATATCACCAGCCTAGAGTCAATATGAAGGATCAGATTACCATACCAAAATTAATTGACGTAGAAAATATAGTCCAATATATATACCTCTCCAGCATGAGGACGGAATTTGATTGTAGTCATTCCCTTTGATTCACGAAGCTGAGAAATATTTATATTAGGACAAGTTCAGtgtgtcaaaacaaaaaaaatgttcaaatattCAAGAAGTTATAGgcataaaaatcttaaaatacatatttaaggtAGTTTAGTACTTAATGGTTCCTACGGGGAAAAATGCATGGACTATATTAACAGTCAAATCAAAATGACTGCTATCATAAGTTAGTATGACCGAGGGTATATGCAAGTGCAGCTTAAACAACCAAAACTCTGGCAGCAATTTAGAGCCATGCTGGTGAAAAATTACATACCTTGTTTAAGGTGTACAGATTTGCGTAACAGTAATACACATAGTATGAAAATGCCGGATTGAATACATTCGTCCATTGAGCAGGTGTAGGCATGTGTTTTGTTGGTCGTCTTTCAGGTTTGCTTTCATCATCCACCAAATCCAAGCCAACAACCTTAAAAATGAAAGCAAATAACAGCTAGATGTTTAATACTTCACAAGCCTGCTAGATGACAGTAATTGATACTGCATAAGAAAACTTATTTACCCACAGCATAGTTGTAGTTATTTACACTCTTTTAGATATTTCATAAGTGTAGATAATAAAACAGTTCTACAATTAGCAGTCAATACAATTAGCCATAAAGACAGAATTTATACAGTATAAactaaagagaaatgatatttgtgcaaccattttatgacaacatttgtgacaactttctctctcatactcacattatgtttttactttctctctctattgttttggttttcgtgtCAATACCTATCTACTTTTCTTACTAAATATATGGTTGCCCCATAAGTTGTCCaacaaatggttgttcaaataacacaactctaaaCTAAAACATAGAGTCAACACTATTTCATTACTTCAAAAATTGTGTTATTAGTTTGATCCTCGAaagataaaaacaacaaaatgggCCTTCATTTTCAACCTTTTGCATCAAAATATCAAACTGATCAACATCAAATTGATCCCTATCGGAGCATTATCTTTGATGCAAAGAATGAAATGATGGgtcatttcaaaatatttattgttgggGAGCCAAACTGCCGACACACTATAGAGCAAACAAAATGGAAGTTAACTGAAAAATATGTAGATGAATACCAGACCTGTTTCAAGAAAACATGCAGCTGAGGATGTGAATCAGGGTCAACAGTAACCTCAAAAAGTGGAATGAAGATATTGTCAAGCATGTTCTGGAATGAGGTCACAATTCCCATgtctttgtatatattatacaatcTTGGAAGCTGCAAGACAGATTTTATAAGAACTAGCATCAATTGTCAAAGCTATAAAATCTTGTGAACAAACTAAACCATAAATGGAAAAAAGTTCCTGAAATACTACCAGATACTTCTACTATTAAAAGGAACATCAACAGAATGATTTATGGAATCGGATTAATGTTTAACcttaaaatcttaaacaaaaCGTGAGCAGAAATCCACCGATTGTAATATGAAGCTAAAAACTGTGAAATTGACAACTATAGAGATTACTAATTTATGCAAGTGTGAAATTGACGATAAACTTATTATaccaatataacaaataaaactaatcactaacttttttttttatcaataactaATCactaatttaagaaaataattagagAATACCTGAATCAACCAAACAACATTCTCACTGTACAAATCATTATTCACTATCCAACTGGCTAGCTGGTCCCACTCACTTTGCTTCCTACCATATATTGATATTCTATATTCAGCCATCTGTGAATGAATTAGGTACAAAATACATGAGTAAATAACAATCTAGTTATAAGTATACAAAAATTAATGTCAATATATGGTAAAATACTATTCACAAAAACCAAGATTTGTACCATTAGAAAGGGAAGTGGGAAATGTTTTAGATAGATACACACATAAATGAATGCCAAATTCAATCCTTTATAGTTGTACAAACAAAGCAAAAGATGAATATGAActtaaaaaacaatttcaaatgtTTCGGAGTCTATCTAAAGAATATTGTAACAAGTGTTATGAGCACAAATGCTGATGCTAAAGAAAGGTATCGCCAAtaacaattcaaaaaaaaaaaaaaaaaaaacagtcaatTTTAGTAGGTATTTCTGTAATGGAATTTAATGAAAAGtgtgttttaaaattaatagacacccacaaataaaattatacgaCCATTTGCCTTGAATTGAATTTAAATAAAGAATGCATGCATCTGGCGTCACAACCACAAACAAGTTGGAGGCATTAACTCGAGtaaaatattaatgataaaCTAGT harbors:
- the LOC11409219 gene encoding protein SLE2; amino-acid sequence: MASKQQNRQELEEKAKQGETVVPGGTGGKSLEAQEHLAEGRSKGGQTRKEQLGTEGYQEMGRKGGLSTMEKSGGERAEEEGIDIDESKFKTGGGGGRSQNK